In the genome of Kitasatospora cathayae, one region contains:
- a CDS encoding right-handed parallel beta-helix repeat-containing protein — MAEHRVRVTQDSASRWRRRAGEYDTLTEALAAAEPGDTVTVRPGTFRENVLLDKPVTIVPAQGPGTVRIEPASGVAITVTAAATVEDLVVEGGDSSTPAVLVTGPQATPAFRGCRIETRSATGVEVSGGARPTLRGCVVANPGGLGLRLRGEGTAAAFEDCEVAAAGQAGLAVLGGATAVLDRCRVHHASGAGVLLSDPGSAAELTGCEIYEIRGSGVQAEAQAGGRLVDCDIHRVTGNGLTLDGEAELVLTGCRVHDLPENGADLRGRARLSLVHSTVRDFGRGALSVWDQGTEAVAESCQIHGSTGEYPALWVSDGARLTLTDCSLHDLPDALFVLDRDSAAVAQGCSFSRIRSSAVSVSGGATVSLASCRVQEAGTGLWFRDHGSGGLLTDCEISDVATGVIVTKGADPVLRECTVRASTDAGVYVSAQGRGTFEDCRVSHGKGFGFHIIDGCRTQLTRCRAEQNERTGFEFSEPGPIAEGCTSDDVAPAAPAGARTSGLPDLPSPRTAQLIAATPVLTAASMSSAASAASAAAAATSAIAPIPDCRPADEALAELDSLVGLATVKQEVRTLIDLISVGRRRRQAGLKAPSLRRHLVFTGAPGTGKTTVARLYGEILASLGVLQRGHLVEVARVDLVGEHIGSTAIRTAAAFDRARGGVLFIDEAYALAPEDGARDFGREAIDTLVKLMEDHRDEVVVIVAGYTAEMERFLSANPGVSSRFSRTITFPDYTADELLEIARAQCAEHEYALSDATEDALLEHFARLDRGPNFGNGRTARQVFETMVERHAVRVAALADPSTEELQLLVPADLPTVPLP, encoded by the coding sequence ATGGCTGAGCACAGGGTCCGGGTCACCCAGGACAGCGCATCCCGCTGGCGTCGCCGCGCGGGCGAGTACGACACGCTCACGGAGGCCCTGGCGGCCGCCGAGCCGGGCGACACCGTGACCGTCCGGCCGGGCACCTTCCGGGAGAACGTGCTGCTGGACAAGCCGGTGACGATCGTCCCGGCCCAGGGCCCGGGCACCGTCCGGATCGAACCGGCCTCCGGAGTGGCGATCACCGTCACCGCCGCCGCGACCGTGGAGGACCTGGTCGTCGAGGGCGGTGACAGCTCCACTCCGGCCGTCCTGGTCACCGGGCCGCAGGCGACGCCCGCGTTCCGCGGTTGCCGGATCGAGACCCGCTCCGCCACCGGGGTCGAGGTCAGCGGCGGGGCCCGGCCGACCCTGCGCGGTTGCGTGGTCGCCAACCCGGGCGGGCTCGGGCTGCGGCTGCGCGGCGAGGGAACGGCCGCCGCCTTCGAGGACTGCGAGGTCGCCGCGGCCGGCCAGGCCGGACTCGCCGTCCTCGGCGGAGCGACCGCCGTGCTGGACCGCTGCCGGGTGCACCACGCCTCCGGCGCCGGCGTGCTGCTCTCCGACCCGGGCAGCGCGGCCGAGCTCACCGGCTGCGAGATCTACGAGATCCGCGGCAGCGGCGTGCAGGCCGAGGCGCAGGCGGGCGGACGGCTGGTCGACTGCGACATCCACCGGGTCACCGGCAACGGCCTGACCCTGGACGGTGAGGCCGAACTGGTGCTCACCGGCTGCCGGGTGCACGACCTGCCGGAGAACGGCGCCGACCTGCGCGGACGCGCCAGGCTCAGCCTCGTCCACAGCACCGTCCGGGACTTCGGGCGCGGGGCGCTGTCGGTCTGGGACCAGGGCACCGAGGCGGTCGCCGAGTCCTGCCAGATCCACGGCTCCACCGGCGAGTACCCGGCACTGTGGGTCAGCGACGGCGCCCGGCTCACCCTCACCGACTGCTCGCTGCACGACCTGCCGGACGCGCTGTTCGTCCTCGACCGGGACTCCGCCGCCGTCGCCCAGGGCTGCTCGTTCAGCCGGATCCGCAGCTCGGCGGTCTCGGTCAGCGGTGGAGCCACGGTCTCGCTGGCCTCCTGCCGGGTGCAGGAGGCCGGGACCGGACTCTGGTTCCGCGACCACGGCAGCGGCGGGCTGCTGACCGACTGCGAGATCTCCGACGTCGCCACCGGCGTGATCGTCACCAAGGGCGCCGACCCGGTGCTGCGCGAATGCACCGTACGGGCGAGCACGGACGCCGGGGTGTACGTCTCGGCGCAGGGGCGGGGCACCTTCGAGGACTGCCGGGTCTCGCACGGCAAGGGCTTCGGCTTCCACATCATCGACGGGTGCCGCACCCAGCTGACCCGCTGCCGGGCGGAGCAGAACGAGCGGACCGGGTTCGAGTTCTCCGAACCGGGACCGATCGCCGAGGGGTGCACCTCGGACGACGTGGCACCGGCCGCTCCGGCGGGCGCGAGGACCTCCGGACTGCCGGACCTGCCGAGCCCACGGACGGCCCAACTGATCGCGGCCACACCCGTGTTGACTGCCGCATCGATGTCCTCGGCGGCCTCGGCCGCTTCGGCCGCCGCGGCGGCGACCTCCGCGATCGCGCCGATCCCGGACTGCCGGCCGGCCGACGAGGCACTCGCCGAGCTGGACTCGCTGGTCGGACTGGCCACGGTGAAGCAGGAGGTGCGCACCCTGATCGATCTGATCTCGGTCGGCCGGCGCCGCCGCCAGGCCGGGCTCAAGGCGCCCTCGCTGCGCCGGCACCTGGTCTTCACCGGTGCCCCGGGCACCGGCAAGACCACCGTCGCCCGGCTGTACGGCGAGATCCTCGCCTCGCTCGGGGTGCTCCAGCGCGGGCACCTGGTCGAAGTGGCCCGGGTCGACCTGGTCGGCGAGCACATCGGGTCCACCGCGATCCGCACCGCCGCCGCCTTCGACCGGGCGCGCGGCGGGGTGCTCTTCATCGACGAGGCGTACGCGCTCGCGCCCGAGGACGGCGCGCGGGACTTCGGGCGGGAGGCGATCGACACCCTGGTCAAGCTGATGGAGGACCACCGGGACGAGGTGGTCGTCATCGTGGCGGGCTACACCGCCGAGATGGAGCGCTTCCTGTCGGCCAACCCCGGTGTCTCGTCACGGTTCTCACGCACCATCACGTTTCCCGACTACACGGCGGACGAGCTGCTCGAGATCGCCCGGGCGCAGTGCGCGGAGCACGAGTACGCGCTCTCCGACGCCACCGAGGACGCGCTGCTGGAGCACTTCGCCCGGCTGGACCGCGGCCCCAACTTCGGCAACGGGCGCACCGCTCGGCAGGTGTTCGAGACCATGGTCGAGCGCCACGCGGTGCGGGTGGCGGCCCTGGCCGATCCGTCCACGGAGGAGCTGCAACTGCTGGTCCCGGCGGACCTGCCGACCGTGCCGCTGCCGTAG
- a CDS encoding DUF6191 domain-containing protein: MLLNGAAGGLLLPAGLVVLFFLGAVVRRFYRRPAAVEPGTSAGGRGAGATATEELHALLYPSKRVQLEQRRIELVLRDDEHDGAPKRTGIDLAGGRAVIRRRTV; encoded by the coding sequence ATGCTTCTGAACGGCGCGGCGGGCGGATTGCTGTTACCGGCCGGACTGGTGGTTCTGTTCTTCCTCGGTGCGGTGGTGCGGCGGTTCTACCGCCGGCCGGCGGCGGTGGAACCGGGCACCTCGGCGGGCGGCCGGGGCGCGGGGGCGACCGCGACGGAGGAGTTGCACGCGCTGCTCTACCCGAGCAAGCGGGTGCAGCTGGAACAGCGGCGGATCGAACTGGTGCTGCGGGACGACGAGCACGACGGTGCGCCGAAGCGCACGGGGATCGACCTCGCGGGTGGGCGGGCGGTGATCCGGCGGCGGACGGTGTGA
- a CDS encoding PLP-dependent cysteine synthase family protein, whose protein sequence is MSTQSGVSLGIEPTVDVDRSDPNYRAWLKEAVRKVQADANRSADTHLLRFPLPAEWGIDLYLKDESTHPTGSLKHRLARSLFLYGLCNGWIRPGKPVIEASSGSTAVSEAYFAQLIGVPFIAVMAKSTSQAKIDLIEFHGGECHLVERSDEVYEASARLAEETGGHYMDQFTYAERATDWRGNNNIAESVFAQLRLEPHPEPAWIVATAGTGGTSATIARYVHYMQYDTRICVADPENSCFFDGWVNHDPGAVCASGSRIEGIGRPRMEPSFVPGAVDRMMKVPDAASIAAVRVLEQVLGKKAGASTGTGLWSALRIVAEMRAAGRTGSVVSLICDPGDRYLDKYYSDDWLAGERIDIAPYRAAMESFLAGGAWTG, encoded by the coding sequence ATGAGCACCCAGTCCGGTGTGAGCCTCGGCATCGAGCCGACCGTCGACGTCGACCGCTCGGACCCGAACTACCGCGCCTGGCTCAAGGAGGCGGTGCGCAAGGTCCAGGCCGACGCGAACCGCTCCGCCGACACCCACCTGCTGCGCTTCCCGCTGCCGGCAGAGTGGGGGATCGACCTCTACCTCAAGGACGAGTCCACCCACCCGACCGGCTCGCTCAAGCACCGCCTCGCCCGCTCGCTCTTCCTGTACGGGCTCTGCAACGGCTGGATCCGCCCCGGCAAGCCGGTGATCGAGGCCTCCAGCGGCTCCACCGCCGTCTCCGAGGCGTACTTCGCCCAGCTGATCGGGGTGCCGTTCATCGCGGTCATGGCGAAGAGCACCAGCCAGGCCAAGATCGACCTGATCGAGTTCCACGGCGGCGAGTGCCACCTGGTCGAGCGCTCGGACGAGGTGTACGAGGCCTCCGCGCGGCTCGCCGAGGAGACCGGCGGGCACTACATGGACCAGTTCACCTACGCCGAGCGGGCCACCGACTGGCGCGGCAACAACAACATCGCCGAGTCGGTCTTCGCCCAGCTGCGCCTGGAGCCTCACCCCGAGCCGGCCTGGATCGTCGCCACCGCCGGGACGGGCGGCACCTCGGCGACCATCGCCCGGTACGTGCACTACATGCAGTACGACACCCGGATCTGCGTCGCGGACCCGGAGAACTCCTGCTTCTTCGACGGCTGGGTCAACCACGACCCGGGCGCCGTCTGCGCGAGCGGCTCCCGGATCGAGGGCATCGGACGGCCCCGGATGGAGCCGAGCTTCGTGCCGGGCGCGGTCGACCGGATGATGAAGGTGCCGGACGCCGCCTCGATCGCCGCGGTGCGGGTGCTCGAGCAGGTGCTCGGGAAGAAGGCGGGGGCCTCCACCGGGACGGGGCTGTGGAGCGCACTGCGGATCGTCGCGGAGATGCGGGCGGCCGGTCGGACGGGCAGCGTGGTCAGCCTGATCTGCGATCCGGGGGACCGCTACCTGGACAAGTACTACTCGGACGACTGGCTGGCCGGCGAGCGGATCGACATCGCGCCGTACCGGGCCGCGATGGAGTCCTTCCTGGCCGGCGGCGCCTGGACGGGCTGA